A DNA window from Agarivorans sp. TSD2052 contains the following coding sequences:
- the ileS gene encoding isoleucine--tRNA ligase yields the protein MSDYKDTLNLPDTEFPMRGNLANREPAMLKRWDEKDLYGKIRQAKKGKKSFILHDGPPYANGNIHLGHAVNKVLKDIIIKSKTLSDFDSPYIPGWDCHGLPIELQVEKKVGKPGKKVTAAEFRQKCRDYATKQIDGQRNDFIRMGILGDWQNPYLTMNFNTEANIIRSLAKIIDNGHLLQGSKPVHWCTDCGSALAEAEVEYEDKTSPAIDVRFTAVDEAAVLAKFDHPEGVSGEGPISAVIWTTTPWTLPANRAVAVNAHLEYVLVQIETENGKERLILARDLMEQCVERFGATHFHALGYCQGEALELIKVKHPFYDFEVPVILGDHVTTESGTGCVHTAPGHGQEDFAVGQKYQLEVANPVGDNGVFLADTPFFAGQHVFKANDKVIEQLKHTGALLHHHAIRHSYPHCWRHKTPIIFRATPQWFISMDQNGLRKQAMQEIEKTQWIPDWGQSRIESMVENRPDWCISRQRTWGVPIALFVHRETNELHPRAVELMEDVAKRVELTGIQAWWDLDAAELLGDEAAQYRKVEDTLDVWFDSGSTHSSVVAARKEFNGQAADMYLEGSDQHRGWFQSSLMIATAMTGKAPYQQVLTHGFTVDAKGHKFSKSLGNGIAPQDIWNKLGSDILRLWIASTNYTAEMSVSDEVFKRSADAYRRIRNTSRFLLANLAGFDPKQHLVAAEDMVELDRWVVGRAAAVQQEIVEAYEQYQFHVVYQKLMHFCSIELGSFYLDIIKDRQYTAKSDGLARRSCQTALYQIAEALTRWIAPILSFTADEIWQALPGERSEFVFTETWYEGLTPLAQDSAMNDAFWAKLITVRDEVNKNLEQARRDKKIGGTLEAKVTLYVDQELEQVLSQLGDELRFVLLTSGVTLKAIDTADESAAATELANMKVLVEVAEAEKCDRCWHHREDVGQNTEHPSLCGRCVTNVAGEGESRHYA from the coding sequence ATGAGCGACTATAAAGATACTCTTAATCTACCCGATACCGAATTCCCAATGCGAGGTAATTTAGCCAATCGCGAACCTGCGATGCTAAAACGTTGGGACGAAAAAGATCTGTACGGAAAAATTAGACAGGCCAAAAAGGGTAAAAAGAGCTTTATTTTGCATGATGGCCCTCCCTACGCCAACGGCAATATTCACCTTGGTCACGCCGTGAACAAAGTGCTTAAAGATATCATTATTAAATCGAAGACTTTGTCTGATTTTGACTCACCGTACATTCCTGGTTGGGATTGTCATGGTCTGCCTATCGAGTTACAAGTTGAGAAGAAAGTAGGTAAGCCCGGTAAGAAAGTCACGGCGGCTGAATTTCGTCAAAAATGCCGTGATTACGCGACTAAGCAAATTGATGGTCAGCGCAACGACTTTATCCGTATGGGCATTTTAGGTGACTGGCAAAACCCTTACCTAACCATGAACTTTAATACCGAGGCGAACATCATTCGTTCTTTGGCTAAGATCATTGATAACGGTCACCTGTTGCAAGGCTCTAAGCCTGTGCATTGGTGTACTGATTGTGGCAGTGCCTTAGCAGAAGCGGAAGTTGAATACGAAGACAAAACTTCGCCTGCTATCGATGTGCGATTTACAGCCGTTGATGAAGCTGCAGTATTAGCTAAATTCGACCACCCTGAAGGTGTTAGTGGTGAAGGCCCTATCTCTGCGGTTATTTGGACTACCACCCCTTGGACCTTACCTGCTAACCGTGCGGTAGCGGTAAACGCCCATCTAGAATATGTATTGGTTCAAATTGAAACAGAGAATGGCAAAGAGCGTTTAATTCTTGCTCGTGACTTAATGGAGCAATGTGTAGAGCGTTTTGGCGCCACCCATTTCCATGCTTTAGGTTACTGTCAGGGCGAAGCGCTTGAACTGATTAAAGTGAAGCATCCGTTCTATGACTTTGAGGTTCCCGTCATCCTCGGAGACCATGTAACAACTGAGTCTGGTACTGGTTGTGTGCATACTGCACCAGGCCATGGCCAAGAAGATTTTGCGGTAGGTCAAAAATACCAGCTTGAAGTTGCCAACCCCGTCGGTGATAACGGTGTGTTCTTAGCCGATACCCCGTTCTTTGCTGGCCAGCACGTATTCAAAGCCAACGACAAGGTAATTGAACAGCTGAAACATACCGGTGCCTTGTTACACCATCATGCTATTCGTCACAGTTACCCGCATTGCTGGCGTCATAAAACACCGATTATTTTCCGTGCTACGCCGCAGTGGTTTATTAGCATGGATCAAAATGGTTTGCGTAAGCAAGCTATGCAAGAAATTGAAAAAACCCAATGGATCCCTGATTGGGGCCAAAGCCGTATTGAAAGTATGGTAGAAAACCGTCCTGATTGGTGTATCTCTCGCCAGCGGACTTGGGGCGTGCCTATCGCGTTGTTTGTGCATCGCGAGACCAACGAGTTACATCCTCGCGCGGTAGAGTTAATGGAAGATGTTGCTAAGCGTGTTGAGCTAACCGGTATTCAAGCATGGTGGGACTTAGACGCCGCAGAGCTATTAGGCGATGAAGCAGCGCAGTACCGTAAGGTAGAAGATACTTTAGATGTTTGGTTTGACTCGGGTTCGACTCACTCAAGTGTGGTCGCTGCGCGTAAAGAGTTTAATGGTCAAGCGGCCGATATGTACTTAGAAGGCTCTGATCAACACCGCGGCTGGTTCCAATCGTCGTTAATGATTGCCACGGCTATGACTGGTAAAGCGCCATACCAACAGGTATTAACTCACGGTTTCACGGTTGATGCTAAAGGGCATAAGTTTTCTAAATCATTGGGCAATGGTATTGCACCACAAGATATTTGGAACAAACTAGGTTCTGATATTTTACGCTTGTGGATTGCTTCAACTAACTACACCGCTGAAATGAGTGTATCTGATGAGGTATTTAAGCGCAGTGCCGATGCCTACCGCCGTATTCGTAACACCTCGCGCTTCTTACTCGCTAACTTAGCGGGTTTCGACCCCAAACAGCACCTAGTGGCTGCTGAAGATATGGTTGAGCTAGATCGCTGGGTAGTGGGGCGGGCTGCTGCTGTTCAACAAGAAATTGTTGAAGCTTATGAGCAATATCAGTTCCATGTGGTTTACCAGAAACTAATGCACTTCTGCTCAATTGAGTTGGGGAGCTTTTACTTAGATATTATTAAAGATCGCCAGTACACCGCCAAATCTGACGGTTTAGCGCGTCGTTCTTGTCAGACCGCGTTGTATCAAATTGCCGAAGCATTAACTCGTTGGATTGCGCCTATTTTAAGCTTTACCGCCGATGAGATTTGGCAAGCTCTGCCAGGTGAGCGTAGTGAATTTGTGTTTACCGAAACATGGTATGAAGGTTTAACCCCGTTAGCTCAAGACAGTGCGATGAATGATGCTTTTTGGGCGAAGTTAATCACTGTTCGTGATGAAGTGAATAAAAACTTAGAGCAAGCTCGCCGTGATAAGAAAATTGGTGGCACTTTAGAAGCTAAGGTCACTTTGTATGTTGATCAAGAATTAGAGCAAGTGTTGAGCCAGTTAGGTGATGAGTTGCGATTTGTTCTTCTTACCTCTGGCGTAACGCTAAAAGCCATCGACACTGCCGATGAGTCAGCTGCTGCTACCGAATTGGCCAATATGAAGGTGTTAGTTGAAGTCGCTGAAGCAGAGAAGTGTGATCGTTGTTGGCACCACCGAGAAGATGTAGGCCAAAATACCGAACACCCAAGCCTATGTGGTCGCTGTGTGACTAACGTTGCAGGAGAAGGTGAGTCTCGTCATTATGCATAG
- the ribF gene encoding bifunctional riboflavin kinase/FAD synthetase, producing the protein MELIRGIRNIKARHYGCALSIGNFDGVHLGHQQVIKSLVEQARQRGLPAVVMIFEPQPLEVFAKHQAPARISRFRDKYQQLKSLGVDRLLVVRFNDQFAQQSADYFVRQLLVELLGIKYLAVGDDFHFGKGREGNFASLQAVKERYGFELTATDSFCMNQSRVSSTLLRQYLADADFNTVAQLLGRKFAFSGKVIHGQKLGRQLGFATANLKVARNVCPIHGVFAIKAYVQGQPEHRFSGIANIGWRPTAAGKDLLVEAHLFEFDANLYGQRLVVEPQLKIRDEQKFDSLDALKAQVNLDIKRAKAYYGLAE; encoded by the coding sequence ATGGAGTTAATTCGCGGTATTCGCAACATTAAAGCGCGTCATTATGGCTGCGCTTTGAGCATTGGTAACTTTGATGGAGTGCATTTAGGCCATCAACAAGTTATTAAAAGTTTAGTTGAACAGGCTCGTCAGCGGGGCTTACCTGCTGTTGTGATGATTTTTGAGCCACAGCCTTTAGAGGTTTTTGCTAAACACCAAGCTCCCGCTAGAATTAGCCGATTTCGTGACAAATACCAACAGCTGAAGAGTTTAGGTGTTGATCGTTTATTAGTGGTACGTTTTAACGATCAATTTGCGCAACAAAGCGCTGACTATTTTGTACGTCAGTTATTGGTTGAGTTACTCGGTATAAAATACTTAGCAGTGGGTGATGACTTTCACTTTGGTAAGGGCCGAGAGGGTAACTTTGCAAGCTTACAAGCAGTGAAAGAGCGCTATGGTTTTGAGCTTACCGCGACAGACTCTTTTTGTATGAATCAATCGCGGGTAAGTAGCACCTTACTGCGTCAGTATTTGGCTGATGCGGATTTTAATACGGTGGCGCAATTATTAGGGCGCAAATTTGCTTTTAGTGGCAAAGTCATTCATGGGCAAAAACTTGGCCGTCAGTTAGGTTTTGCTACGGCAAACCTTAAAGTGGCGCGCAATGTTTGCCCTATTCACGGGGTGTTTGCCATTAAAGCTTATGTGCAAGGTCAGCCAGAGCATCGATTCTCTGGTATCGCCAACATTGGTTGGCGACCTACTGCCGCTGGAAAAGATTTACTGGTAGAAGCTCATTTATTTGAGTTTGATGCCAACCTGTATGGTCAACGCTTAGTGGTTGAACCGCAGTTAAAAATACGAGATGAACAAAAGTTTGATTCACTGGATGCGCTTAAAGCTCAGGTGAATCTCGATATTAAGCGAGCAAAAGCCTACTATGGCCTTGCTGAGTAA
- the murJ gene encoding murein biosynthesis integral membrane protein MurJ yields the protein MSKSLLKSGAIVSGMTLISRVLGLVRDVVIANLMGAGVAADVFFFANKIPNFLRRLFAEGAFAQAFVPVLTEYKQNSSEDEVRQLVAKVSGTLGLIVTVVTLLGIVGSPIVAALFGTGWFISWLQDGPDGAKFELSAFLLKITFPYLWFVTFTGLSGAILNAFGRFAVAAFTPVLLNVAIIGFALVVSPHLEQPEIGLAMGVFVGGLIQLLFQLPFIYKLNLLSKPKWGWKHPGVTKIRTLMIPALFGVSVSQINLLLDTLIASFLVTGSISWLYYSDRLLEFPLGLFGIAIATVILPSLSQRHVDKNPKQFQQTMDWAVRMVCFLGIPATVGMALLAQPILQVLFMRGAFDQQDVLNASYSLIAYSGGLLFFMLVKVLAPGYYSRQDTKTPVKIGIIAMASNMGFNLIFAIPYGYVGLAIATALSAILNASLLYRGLYKQGVYKLSSPTTVCIAKIVAASLVMGGLIVWLSPIAEQWFALSWFDSVLQLLICIAVAVVSYLVLLFCLGIRLAHLKSSFGAVTAD from the coding sequence TTGAGTAAATCCTTGTTAAAATCAGGCGCCATTGTGAGCGGTATGACCTTGATCTCTAGGGTGTTAGGTTTGGTTCGTGATGTTGTTATTGCGAACCTAATGGGGGCCGGTGTTGCTGCCGATGTATTTTTCTTTGCCAACAAAATCCCTAATTTTCTACGTAGGCTATTTGCCGAAGGGGCATTTGCTCAAGCTTTTGTCCCGGTACTGACAGAGTACAAGCAAAACAGCAGCGAGGATGAGGTTAGGCAACTGGTCGCCAAGGTGAGCGGAACCTTAGGTTTGATTGTCACCGTTGTCACTCTGCTGGGGATTGTCGGCTCACCGATAGTAGCGGCATTGTTTGGTACCGGTTGGTTTATTTCTTGGTTACAAGATGGACCAGATGGCGCAAAATTTGAATTGTCAGCCTTTCTTTTAAAAATAACCTTTCCTTATTTGTGGTTTGTTACCTTTACTGGTTTGTCGGGGGCTATTCTCAATGCCTTTGGTCGGTTTGCGGTCGCCGCTTTCACTCCGGTATTGCTCAATGTGGCGATTATCGGTTTTGCCTTAGTCGTCTCTCCCCACCTCGAGCAACCTGAAATTGGGTTAGCAATGGGGGTGTTTGTTGGTGGTTTGATTCAATTATTATTTCAGCTGCCATTTATATATAAGCTCAACTTACTGAGTAAGCCTAAGTGGGGCTGGAAGCATCCTGGCGTAACTAAAATTCGTACCTTGATGATTCCGGCTTTGTTTGGCGTGTCGGTCAGCCAAATCAATTTGCTGCTGGATACTTTAATCGCCAGCTTCTTAGTGACGGGCTCTATATCTTGGTTGTATTACTCTGATCGCTTACTGGAGTTTCCTCTGGGACTATTTGGGATCGCCATTGCCACAGTCATATTGCCGAGCCTCTCTCAGCGTCATGTGGATAAGAATCCAAAGCAATTTCAACAAACCATGGATTGGGCAGTGCGTATGGTTTGCTTTTTGGGCATTCCTGCCACGGTGGGTATGGCTTTGCTGGCTCAGCCCATTTTACAGGTATTATTTATGCGCGGTGCGTTTGATCAGCAAGACGTGCTTAATGCTTCGTATAGCCTAATAGCGTATAGCGGTGGTTTGCTGTTCTTTATGCTGGTGAAGGTGCTCGCGCCAGGCTATTACTCACGTCAAGATACTAAAACGCCGGTGAAAATTGGCATTATCGCCATGGCAAGCAACATGGGATTTAACCTTATTTTTGCCATTCCCTATGGTTATGTAGGGCTGGCTATTGCTACGGCATTATCTGCCATACTGAATGCTAGTTTGTTGTATCGAGGCTTATATAAGCAGGGCGTGTATAAGCTCAGTTCTCCAACCACGGTATGTATAGCCAAAATTGTGGCTGCATCTTTGGTCATGGGAGGGCTTATTGTTTGGCTTTCACCCATTGCTGAGCAATGGTTTGCATTGTCGTGGTTTGACAGTGTGTTGCAACTTTTAATCTGTATTGCAGTTGCTGTAGTCAGCTACCTGGTTTTGCTATTTTGTTTAGGGATTAGATTAGCGCACTTGAAAAGCAGTTTCGGGGCTGTAACTGCGGACTAA
- the rpsT gene encoding 30S ribosomal protein S20: protein MANIKSAKKRAIQAEKRRQHNASRRSMMRTNLKKVIAAIEAGDKDAAQAAYTVAQPILDRYASKGLISKNKAARHKSRIVAKINAL, encoded by the coding sequence TTGGCTAATATTAAGTCAGCTAAAAAACGCGCTATCCAAGCTGAAAAGCGTCGTCAGCATAACGCTAGCCGCCGCTCTATGATGCGCACTAATTTGAAAAAAGTTATTGCAGCTATCGAAGCAGGCGATAAAGATGCAGCTCAAGCAGCATACACTGTTGCTCAACCTATCTTAGACCGTTACGCGTCTAAAGGTTTGATCAGCAAAAACAAAGCCGCTCGTCATAAGAGCCGCATTGTTGCTAAAATCAACGCACTTTAA
- a CDS encoding ArsR/SmtB family transcription factor: protein MNIQDMQKNAEPALKLLKALANESRLMILCNLLEGELTVGELNQRVELSQSALSQHLAWLRKDNLVATRKESQTVYYSLASDEATAILAQLHSMYCPD from the coding sequence ATGAATATACAAGACATGCAGAAAAATGCTGAACCGGCATTAAAACTACTTAAAGCGCTGGCTAATGAAAGTCGCTTGATGATTTTATGTAATCTGTTAGAAGGCGAATTAACGGTAGGCGAATTGAACCAGCGCGTTGAATTAAGCCAATCGGCCTTATCACAGCACCTAGCTTGGTTACGTAAAGATAATTTGGTGGCTACCAGAAAAGAATCGCAAACGGTCTATTATTCGTTAGCGAGCGACGAAGCAACCGCCATATTGGCACAGCTTCATAGCATGTACTGCCCAGACTAA
- a CDS encoding PKD domain-containing protein, which yields MKKVFAISMVAASISAQAEIAATHIYHNHMPNFWPYYDISQYDGLSIGEPVRYTYDGQVINLKNNPPANYTFFIPGSGAPMPHDDLVSYYQHHAKKGAYLSWPMDTAKGNNGNHPQSQTHVTMSASVINNVQSFAELGNLDGYNSGWGAYWRDTQNSTKTSGGFNALDTIHFSGHHTMGPLVGNEYFLKDLIYQNVTLAQDYFLGDSFKSSKGFFPTELGFSERIIPVLTKLGIEWSVLGNVHYSRTLRDYPYLNDPGKDTLISPPNRADLQNVSDIGSWVDLHMFNEQQVTHNKFPFASIPHWVQYVDPNTGEQHKVAGIPVEQASSWEEGYQCKVTADAIKAFEGDAASIGRTQYFTIAHDGDNSAGCAGDGNTWANSGNVTYADSAVRGMGVDEYLQAYPIPADDVVHVQDGSWIDTRDSSADPTWYHWHIPMGVWRGQMAEFNTANGTDFVASREHMVSLELGYHYLERNFALLQAAENYAKTAEQIWLDNNPNYWSPSTARDNEVTYPGNQLNPWMMSFPVKGDVNNNYAGGANPAELGWYFLLASIDSGFGYYDENVDDGVKPTVSFNQSLHFTTPYVNANISQDKTGPSLWWPQRYPYNPGSANSSKAEGWATVYADTKFAIYTYGYDVSNIQDIQVKVRVHKDKWATATDKTFKLYDPSAHSTDPNVDPSRVGEWQSFSMNERDLSGDINGVDWQPSGKEMFEVVPAEKIGNMYFTYIDQYQEQLLDYYIEATDSKGNVTRSDIQQVYVGAGQFSSVGGKTVEDVNGAIAGEAVFFTDTVVIGDKRPVAVIDAVGGDVDLGTVVTLSAAGSSDEEGPIASYLWSTGETTPSITLTLDERKTVSVTVTDSVGQKASTSITYRIIGQSVTTTLYYQDNSGWGQVCLHYTIDGAITWTTAPGDPMHSLADNWYSLTVDLEDGSQLEFAANNCNGVWDSNGGQNYQVEEGSWNVAAGAIAAGIPDGLDSNVAPVARISPASQTVAKGTVLTLSGAGSTDSDGSIASYNWSTGESTESISVTVNETQTISLSVSDNQGKTANTSVTLTVVPNKAPVASISPASQTVAVGTTVNLSAADSSDEDGAIASYLWSTGETTSSIQVVVDVSKTLSVTVTDNEGATATAEAVLTVESDENAKNFNQLNFRGTANGWAAAAMNLVADNTWQLVVEFDGQANQRFKFDVSNDWSQNYGDSNADGVLEQTGGDIFTTVSGSYLVEVNDQTLAYSLTELNANQAPSAIIGASATQVDIGQSITYSAAGSSDSDGTITGYLWSNGSVSETTTVTYSTPGSHDMSLTVTDDGGKIGQASVVVEVVDPNANYTANLAQLYFRGTANNWQTTAMTLVADNTWRTTVSFDGQNDQRFKFDVNGDWSTNFGDNNNDAVLDPSGGDIFTEVVGSYLVEVNDTTMQYTIVAQ from the coding sequence ATGAAAAAGGTGTTCGCCATCAGTATGGTGGCTGCGTCGATCTCTGCGCAAGCAGAAATAGCCGCTACCCATATATATCATAATCACATGCCAAATTTTTGGCCTTACTACGACATTAGCCAATATGACGGTTTATCTATCGGGGAGCCGGTTCGTTATACCTACGATGGGCAAGTCATTAATCTAAAAAATAATCCTCCTGCTAATTACACATTTTTTATACCAGGTAGTGGCGCTCCGATGCCACATGATGATTTAGTCTCGTATTATCAGCATCATGCGAAGAAAGGGGCGTATTTAAGCTGGCCCATGGATACCGCCAAAGGCAACAATGGTAATCATCCGCAAAGCCAAACGCACGTTACCATGTCTGCATCGGTGATCAATAACGTGCAAAGTTTTGCCGAACTTGGCAATTTAGACGGCTACAATTCTGGGTGGGGGGCATATTGGCGTGATACCCAAAATAGTACTAAAACCAGTGGTGGGTTTAATGCTTTAGATACGATTCACTTTTCTGGGCACCATACGATGGGGCCGCTGGTAGGTAATGAATATTTCTTAAAAGATTTAATCTACCAAAACGTAACACTTGCCCAAGACTATTTTTTGGGAGATTCATTTAAATCTTCCAAGGGCTTTTTCCCGACAGAGTTGGGTTTCTCTGAGCGGATCATTCCGGTATTAACCAAGTTAGGTATTGAATGGTCGGTATTAGGCAACGTGCACTATTCAAGAACCCTGCGAGACTACCCTTACTTAAATGACCCCGGCAAAGATACCCTAATCTCCCCTCCTAACCGTGCTGATTTACAAAATGTCAGTGATATTGGTTCATGGGTAGATCTGCACATGTTTAACGAACAACAAGTTACCCATAATAAGTTTCCGTTTGCTTCTATTCCACATTGGGTGCAATACGTCGATCCTAATACTGGTGAACAGCATAAAGTAGCGGGTATTCCTGTAGAGCAAGCTAGCTCTTGGGAAGAGGGCTATCAATGTAAAGTGACGGCTGATGCGATAAAAGCGTTTGAAGGGGATGCCGCATCTATTGGCAGAACCCAATACTTTACTATCGCCCACGATGGCGATAATTCTGCTGGCTGTGCGGGTGATGGTAATACTTGGGCAAATTCGGGTAATGTCACTTATGCCGACAGCGCAGTGCGAGGCATGGGAGTAGATGAGTATCTACAAGCTTACCCTATCCCCGCGGATGATGTGGTGCATGTGCAAGACGGATCTTGGATTGATACCCGTGATTCGTCGGCAGATCCAACGTGGTATCACTGGCATATTCCTATGGGGGTTTGGCGTGGCCAAATGGCCGAGTTTAATACAGCTAATGGCACTGATTTTGTCGCTAGTCGTGAGCATATGGTGTCGCTTGAACTCGGTTACCATTATTTAGAGCGCAACTTTGCTTTATTACAGGCCGCAGAAAACTATGCTAAAACCGCAGAGCAAATTTGGTTGGACAATAATCCAAATTATTGGAGCCCAAGTACCGCTCGCGATAATGAAGTGACCTACCCAGGTAATCAATTAAACCCCTGGATGATGTCTTTTCCAGTAAAAGGCGACGTCAACAACAACTACGCGGGTGGGGCAAACCCTGCTGAATTAGGCTGGTATTTCTTACTTGCTTCTATTGATTCAGGCTTTGGTTACTACGACGAGAATGTTGATGATGGTGTAAAACCGACGGTTTCGTTTAACCAGTCTTTGCATTTCACTACACCTTACGTAAACGCCAATATTAGCCAAGATAAAACCGGCCCGTCTCTTTGGTGGCCGCAACGTTATCCTTATAACCCCGGCAGTGCCAACTCAAGTAAAGCGGAAGGGTGGGCAACGGTTTATGCCGATACCAAGTTTGCTATTTACACCTACGGCTATGATGTGAGCAATATTCAGGACATTCAAGTCAAGGTTCGAGTGCACAAAGACAAATGGGCAACGGCTACCGATAAAACCTTTAAGTTATATGACCCTAGTGCGCATAGTACCGATCCAAATGTTGACCCCTCTAGAGTGGGTGAATGGCAAAGCTTCAGCATGAACGAGCGTGACTTAAGCGGAGATATTAATGGTGTAGATTGGCAACCCTCTGGTAAAGAAATGTTTGAAGTGGTGCCCGCTGAAAAAATCGGCAACATGTATTTCACCTACATTGATCAATACCAAGAGCAGTTATTGGATTACTACATTGAAGCCACTGATAGTAAGGGGAATGTTACCCGTTCTGACATTCAGCAAGTGTATGTGGGGGCTGGTCAGTTTAGCAGTGTAGGCGGAAAAACCGTTGAAGACGTAAACGGCGCGATTGCGGGCGAAGCGGTATTCTTTACCGATACTGTGGTTATTGGTGATAAACGTCCTGTGGCGGTGATTGATGCGGTTGGTGGTGACGTGGACTTAGGCACTGTAGTGACCTTAAGCGCTGCAGGATCTAGCGATGAAGAAGGCCCCATTGCTAGCTATTTATGGAGCACTGGCGAAACGACCCCTTCGATTACTCTGACTCTTGATGAACGTAAAACCGTATCAGTTACGGTAACCGACAGTGTCGGGCAAAAAGCGTCAACCAGTATCACTTACCGTATCATTGGCCAGTCGGTAACTACGACTCTTTATTACCAAGACAATAGTGGTTGGGGACAAGTATGTTTGCACTACACTATAGACGGCGCAATCACTTGGACAACTGCGCCAGGCGATCCAATGCACAGTTTGGCTGACAACTGGTATAGCTTAACGGTTGATTTAGAAGATGGAAGCCAACTAGAGTTTGCTGCCAATAATTGTAATGGGGTGTGGGACAGTAACGGTGGTCAAAACTACCAGGTTGAAGAAGGCAGCTGGAATGTTGCTGCGGGTGCTATTGCTGCGGGTATTCCAGATGGTTTAGACTCAAACGTGGCTCCGGTTGCACGCATTAGCCCTGCTAGCCAAACAGTGGCTAAAGGCACAGTGCTAACGCTAAGTGGCGCGGGTTCGACTGATAGTGATGGTTCCATTGCTAGTTACAATTGGAGTACGGGAGAATCTACCGAGTCAATTTCAGTGACCGTTAATGAGACTCAAACCATTAGCCTATCGGTGAGTGATAACCAAGGAAAAACAGCGAATACTTCAGTAACCTTAACGGTTGTACCTAATAAAGCGCCTGTAGCGAGTATTTCACCTGCGAGCCAAACCGTTGCAGTGGGAACTACCGTAAACTTAAGTGCTGCGGATTCAAGTGATGAAGATGGAGCTATTGCCAGCTACTTGTGGAGTACCGGTGAAACGACGAGCAGTATCCAGGTCGTTGTTGATGTGTCTAAAACCTTGAGCGTAACGGTTACCGACAATGAAGGCGCCACCGCTACTGCTGAAGCAGTATTAACGGTGGAAAGTGATGAGAACGCTAAAAACTTCAATCAACTTAACTTCCGTGGTACTGCAAACGGTTGGGCTGCAGCTGCGATGAACTTGGTTGCCGATAATACTTGGCAGTTAGTGGTTGAATTTGATGGTCAAGCTAATCAACGCTTTAAGTTTGATGTGAGCAATGACTGGAGCCAAAACTACGGTGATAGCAACGCTGATGGAGTATTAGAGCAAACGGGTGGAGATATCTTCACTACGGTATCAGGTTCTTATTTGGTTGAAGTGAACGATCAAACTTTGGCGTATAGCCTTACAGAGTTGAACGCAAACCAAGCGCCAAGCGCAATTATTGGCGCCTCTGCGACTCAGGTAGATATTGGTCAAAGCATTACTTACAGCGCTGCTGGCTCTAGTGATAGTGACGGTACTATTACCGGTTACCTATGGAGTAATGGCTCTGTAAGCGAAACCACTACGGTTACTTACAGCACGCCAGGCTCACACGACATGAGCCTAACAGTGACTGACGATGGAGGTAAAATCGGCCAAGCATCGGTAGTGGTAGAAGTGGTTGACCCTAACGCTAATTATACGGCTAACTTAGCTCAGTTATATTTCCGTGGTACTGCCAATAATTGGCAAACCACGGCAATGACATTAGTGGCTGATAACACTTGGCGAACTACGGTGAGTTTTGATGGCCAAAATGATCAACGTTTTAAGTTTGATGTAAATGGTGACTGGTCAACTAACTTTGGTGATAACAACAATGATGCAGTGTTAGATCCGTCCGGTGGAGACATCTTCACAGAAGTGGTAGGCAGTTACCTTGTTGAGGTGAATGACACCACCATGCAATATACGATTGTTGCGCAATAG